AAAGCTTTTGTACCTGGTTTTGAGTTATCTGGACGAGGCCTGGGGAGCGCGAAAGCTCAGGGGATTTGCGGAAATCGAGACGGGGAGCTACAATGCTGGCCGGACACAATAAACGAGACACTATGGAGCCAGTTGAGGTAGGTCTTCCTCTTGTACCCAATACCTGTTCCATCTACGATGACTGTCTTGACCTCCTCCTGCAGGCTGTCGTGGATGCACCTTATGAGGAGCTGCACCGCCTCTTTGAGCCTCCTTGCCCGGTAGTGGAAGTCATTGAGGGATGGTACCTCCGTAGAAAAACTCCTGAAGAGGGAGAGAACTTCCCTGAAGGAGAGGGCGTACATCTCCTTCACGAGGAGGAGAGAGAGAATCTCTTGGTCAGAGAATTTCCGAGGTCTCCCCCTTCGAGTGGAAGGTTTTGGGAGGTGTGGTACAATCTTCCCGTAGAAGAACCCGACAAGCCTTACGATTTCCTCAACACTCATCTTCCTCATGGCAGGGGAGGTTTTACCATCTCCCCTGCTTTTGTTTCAAGACCCTGTTGCCCTATTTTTGGAACATCCCCAGATCTGACACTTCTAAGCAAGGCTTGACTCCTTTTTCAAGGATCCACGGATCTTGGCAGACTTCGCCGAGAAAGATTGCCCTCAGGGACTTCGAAGTGGAAAGAGGACCCAAAGGGGCAAACGGTTTTTATTCTCACTCGTATTGCTTCTTGCGCAGGCGAGAGGTTTCTCTCTCCTGTTCTTCTTCTAAGACGAGTTCTCCCGCCTACCTTGGTCACCGCAGCCTGCGTGAAAAACTCTATAGGAGAATTGTAGAAAGAAGGGAACCCCCTTTTAGAGGGTTCCCTAAGGAGGTATGTCTGTTCCCTCTCTCACACTATGTAGGGACCAATGAGCTGCTTTGCAAGGAGAATACCCCGGAGTTTACTCGCCGTGTCCCTCTCGAAACTCCTGTCCTCATGCTCTATGCTCACAACGTAGTCGTATCCAACCTCATGAAGAGCGGTAAGAAAAGCAGACCAATCGATATCGCCTGTACCGGCCACCTTGTCCACATACCACCCAAAGCCAAAGATACCCACCTCATACAGCTTATCCCAGAGAATTTTGGTGTCTTTGGCATGGACGTGGAAGATTTTTTCCTTGAAGTCGTGGACTGCCCGAACGTAGTCGATCTGCTGCCAGATGAGGTGTGAGGGATCAAGATTCAAGCCAAAGTACGGAGAGGGAATGATTTCAAACATTCGCTCCCAGATGGCGGGAGTAGTGGCAAGATTTGTCCCCCCTGGCCACCGGTCAATCGTGTAGAGCATAGGACAGTTCTCGATGGCGAGTTTTACCCCGTGGTCCTCGGCAAATTTCACAAGGTCCGGGAAAACCCGAGAGAACTCGCTTAAAGCCTCTTCTACGTTCATTTTGGGGTCTCGCCCCACAAAGGTTCCCACCACAGGAACTCCAAGCATCTGTGCTGCCTTGATGACTTTCTTGAGGTGCTCATGGTAGAAGCGGCGGTTCTCTAAGTTGGGATCGAGGTTATTTGGATAGTACCCTAAGGAAGAGATTTCAAGGTTATGCCGGGCAAAGAGCTCCCGAATGCGAGCCGCTTCCTCCTCTGTGAGGTTCTCCACGTCGATGTGCTGCGTTCCTGCGTACCGGCGCTTCTCGTAAACTTTCGGCCAGCAGGCCACCTCAAGCATTTGGAAGCCGTTCTTGCTCGCCCATGCCACGAGTTCCTCAAGACTCATCTCTGGAAGGCAAGCGGTCATGAATCCGAGTTTCATTCTTTCTCCCTCCTATCGGACTTGAACCCACGTCTTTCGGCGGGCACTCTCAAGGATGGCCTCGCACAGCACGACCTCTCTCAATCCATCGACAAAAGTGGGGAAGTTCCATTCTTCTTTTGGTCTTGACTCAAGGATGGCAGAGTACACTTCCCGGAAGAAGTGCTTCGAGGTATCTGGGAATCCCTCATTGTGGCCTCCTGGGAAAGAGATGATGCGACGCGTTGCCTCGCTCACGAGAGAGGGATCCTTCATGAGGATTTCATTTGCCCTGTCACGCCTTCCAATCCACAGGTCGTTGGGATGTTCGGAATCCCAAAAGAGCGCACAGGAAGAACCGTCAATTTCATAGGTAATCCGGTTTTTCCTTCCTGCCGCTACCTGGTTGACGGTCATAACCCCAAAAGCACCGCGGTCAAAATGTAAGAGAACACTGGCATAGTCTTCGGTATTGATAGGGACATCCTCGTAGTCTTCGGGTTTCAAAATCTTTCCCGCATATGTCTCCACAGGTTTCAGGGGTTTCTTCCGCACTTTGTGGAAAGTGGCAAAATCAGCGAAGACCTCCACAACTCTTTGGCCGGAAATGAACTCCACAAGGTCGAGCCAGTGAGAGCCAATGTCCGCTACGGCCCTCGAGGGACCACTGAGCTCAGGCTCAAGGCGCCAGTTGTAATCCGTTTCGTAGAAAAGCCAGTCCTGAAGATACGAGCCGTGGATGGCGAAAATCTTCCCCACCTGTCCCTGGTGCACAAGCTCTCGAGCCTCCCGCACCAGAGGATAGAACCGGACATTGAAGTGAACGGCATGGACCTTTCTCGTTTTTTCTGCGAGTTCTACGAGCTCTTCGGCTTCCCTCCGGTTCATGGCCAAAGGTTTCTCGCAGATGACATGTTTTCCTGCCAGAAGAGCCTCTTTTGCCATTGGGTAATGGAGGTAATTCGGAGTGCAAATGTGGACAACCTCAACTGCATCACTTCTGATGAGGTCCCGCCAGTCTCCGAAAAAGTGTGGTACCCCGAGATCTTGAGCCTTACGACGCGCAACATCCTCGTTCACATCGGCTATGGCGACAACCTCCGCAAGAAAAGTCCTCCGCGCTGCTTCCGCATGAGCAGGACCGATGAACCCAGCTCCAATAATCCCAACTTGTACGACCTTCTTCACCCTATGACCCCCTTTTCGAGGCGCTCTTTTGCCCATGTTGCCGTTCCGATAACACCCGCATCAAGACCAAGTTGCGCAGGAACAAACTGAATGGTATCCACGGGAACCATGAAGAGTCGCTCCCGCAGTCCCTTTCGGATGCTCTCAAAAAGGAGTTCTCCCGCCTGGGCAACACCCCCGCCAATGACAATCATTTCCGGATTCACCACGACGCAGATGCATGAGAGCGCTTGTCCGATATAGGCGCCGCTTCGCTCGATGATTTCAAGAGCGACGCTATCACCTTTTTGAGCAGCTTCGGCGATAATCTTTGGAGTCACCCGCGCTAAATCATCGCCAACGAGATCCCGAATGAGGGTGTCGTTTTGCTGCACGAGAGCCCGCAGGGCCTGGGCAACCATGGCAGGACCGGAGGCATACGCTTCAAGGCAGCCACGATTCCCGCACCCACAACGCACCCCGTTTGGTTCTACAGTGATGTGACCGAATTCGCCTGCGCTTCCGTCTTTCCCAATGTAGAGCTCACCATCGATAATGACTCCTCCACCAATGCCTGTGCCGATGGCGACCATGACCATGCTGCTCACTTCTTTTCCGGCACCAAAGCGTTTCTCGGCGAGGGTAATTGCTCGGACGTCATTAATCACGGCAACTGGAATGCCGAGGCGCTTCTCGAGCCATTCCTTCACCGGGACACCATGCCATTTTCCGGGAAAGTTTGGGAGGAGAATGCCCACTCCAGTCTTCCAGTCAATGAGCCCCGGTATGCCGATTCCTGCTGCCCAGACCTTGAATCCCCGGGCTTCGAACCTTTGGCGAAGCTGCAGAGCCTCACGAGCAATATCATCAAGGACCTCTTCTGCACTCCGCATGGCCCTCGTGGGGATGACACTTCGTTCAAGAACAGCTCCATCCTTGTCCACGAGGGCAATCTTTGTATTCGTTCCCCCAAGGTCAATTCCCAGAAATAATGCTTTTGCCACCATCCTTTCCTACCCCCTAAACTTCAACTTCCCGGCGGATCTGTGCCTGGTCGGCCACAAGGAGCACCGTGAAGCGGATTCTGTCTCCTCGAGCAACAGACTTCGTCCACTCCACAGGTATCTCGTTCCTGAGGTACGCGACCCGTTCAATGACAAAAGCGGGTAATCCCACCCGGCACTCGAGGTATTGAGCCTCGTCTTTGCGAACCTTTCCGACCTCGTATGTCTCATAGGCGTGGTCGAGAATGAGCCCATACTTATCCCGAAGCACGGCGTAGAGTGACCCTCGCTCTAAGTCTTCGTTTACGAGTCCCGGACAGAGGTACACAGGTATAACGGTTGTCTCAAGGAGAATGGGTTCGTTATTCGCGCAGCGGACACGGACGATGCGATTGACCTTGTCTTCCCGAGGGGGGAGACGAAGGGTTTCCCGCATTTTCTCATCCGCCGTCACGACCTCGCAGGTTAGCACCCGGGAACTCGGGGTGAGCCCAAGTTCCAGCA
This region of Candidatus Caldatribacterium sp. genomic DNA includes:
- a CDS encoding transposase produces the protein MSVEEIVRLVGFFYGKIVPHLPKPSTRRGRPRKFSDQEILSLLLVKEMYALSFREVLSLFRSFSTEVPSLNDFHYRARRLKEAVQLLIRCIHDSLQEEVKTVIVDGTGIGYKRKTYLNWLHSVSFIVSGQHCSSPSRFPQIP
- a CDS encoding sugar phosphate isomerase/epimerase translates to MKLGFMTACLPEMSLEELVAWASKNGFQMLEVACWPKVYEKRRYAGTQHIDVENLTEEEAARIRELFARHNLEISSLGYYPNNLDPNLENRRFYHEHLKKVIKAAQMLGVPVVGTFVGRDPKMNVEEALSEFSRVFPDLVKFAEDHGVKLAIENCPMLYTIDRWPGGTNLATTPAIWERMFEIIPSPYFGLNLDPSHLIWQQIDYVRAVHDFKEKIFHVHAKDTKILWDKLYEVGIFGFGWYVDKVAGTGDIDWSAFLTALHEVGYDYVVSIEHEDRSFERDTASKLRGILLAKQLIGPYIV
- a CDS encoding Gfo/Idh/MocA family oxidoreductase, translating into MGKRAPRKGGHRVKKVVQVGIIGAGFIGPAHAEAARRTFLAEVVAIADVNEDVARRKAQDLGVPHFFGDWRDLIRSDAVEVVHICTPNYLHYPMAKEALLAGKHVICEKPLAMNRREAEELVELAEKTRKVHAVHFNVRFYPLVREARELVHQGQVGKIFAIHGSYLQDWLFYETDYNWRLEPELSGPSRAVADIGSHWLDLVEFISGQRVVEVFADFATFHKVRKKPLKPVETYAGKILKPEDYEDVPINTEDYASVLLHFDRGAFGVMTVNQVAAGRKNRITYEIDGSSCALFWDSEHPNDLWIGRRDRANEILMKDPSLVSEATRRIISFPGGHNEGFPDTSKHFFREVYSAILESRPKEEWNFPTFVDGLREVVLCEAILESARRKTWVQVR
- a CDS encoding ROK family protein, producing MAKALFLGIDLGGTNTKIALVDKDGAVLERSVIPTRAMRSAEEVLDDIAREALQLRQRFEARGFKVWAAGIGIPGLIDWKTGVGILLPNFPGKWHGVPVKEWLEKRLGIPVAVINDVRAITLAEKRFGAGKEVSSMVMVAIGTGIGGGVIIDGELYIGKDGSAGEFGHITVEPNGVRCGCGNRGCLEAYASGPAMVAQALRALVQQNDTLIRDLVGDDLARVTPKIIAEAAQKGDSVALEIIERSGAYIGQALSCICVVVNPEMIVIGGGVAQAGELLFESIRKGLRERLFMVPVDTIQFVPAQLGLDAGVIGTATWAKERLEKGVIG
- a CDS encoding GntR family transcriptional regulator, with the translated sequence MPEILEESGIPLYQQLKNILKGQILSGVLKPGDRIPPETELCAKYGVSRITVRQAIHSLVEEGFLYRKQGKGTFVTSPKLRRRLPKLYSFTEDMLELGLTPSSRVLTCEVVTADEKMRETLRLPPREDKVNRIVRVRCANNEPILLETTVIPVYLCPGLVNEDLERGSLYAVLRDKYGLILDHAYETYEVGKVRKDEAQYLECRVGLPAFVIERVAYLRNEIPVEWTKSVARGDRIRFTVLLVADQAQIRREVEV